A genomic region of Macaca mulatta isolate MMU2019108-1 chromosome 5, T2T-MMU8v2.0, whole genome shotgun sequence contains the following coding sequences:
- the S100P gene encoding protein S100-P: MPVRHFLGLSSPQEEGLSESSTMTELETAMGMIIDVFSRYSGSEGSTQTLTKGELKVLMEKELPGFLQSGKDKDAVDKLLKDLDANGDAQVDFSEFIVFVAAITSACHKYFEKAGLK; the protein is encoded by the exons ATGCCAGTGCGACATTTTCTCGGCCTTTCCAGCCCCCAGGAGGAAGGTTTGTCTGAATCCAGCACCATGACGGAACTGGAGACAGCCATGGGCATGATCATAGACGTCTTTTCCCGATATTCAGGCAGCGAGGGCAGCACGCAGACCCTGACCAAGGGGGAGCTCAAGGTGCTGATGGAGAAGGAGCTACCCGGCTTCCTGCAG AGTGGAAAGGACAAGGATGCCGTGGATAAACTGCTCAAGGACCTGGACGCTAATGGAGACGCCCAGGTGGACTTCAGCGAGTTCATCGTGTTCGTGGCTGCAATCACGTCTGCCTGTCACAAGTACTTTGAGAAGGCAGGACTCAAATGA